gggtttttttttttttttgacaatttgGGGTGTTGGGGATGTATTAGgactttttatattaatttatgacATATCCATACATTAATGTCCATTGGGCTTGAAGATATAGCACAGGCTCATCttatcatatgttgaaatttaatcaacaaatgagATTGTCATCATTCAAAATCTCGTGATCTAagatactatatatatatatattttggagTGTTCCTACTGTGCTCGTGTCtcgtatttttttaaaattatcgtTTGCTGCACATGCATTCGTACCCATGCCGGTGCTTCTTAAGATATGAATGACTTTAGTTAATTTAGTAAACATTGAATTCCCAGAGCAGAGCTATAACTTTGAGGCATACGAAGAACTGATGGAATTTTTAGGAAGACACTCTTTAAATGATGGGGATAAGTTCTGCTCCACTTTGATGCGAGAATCTTCAAggcataaaactttaggtaaCGTTACACGAAAATACGATTTACAGTGACAATTTTGATAtgatccatttgatacaattatACTTTCCTTTCTCCTATTTCCTTATTAACTGAATTTTCCGAATCACTTTTTCAGCATTACGGATACTAGAGGTTAGTGAGTTAATATATTTTTACCTGCTTTGTGAATGTAGGAGAAGTTCTACTGTAGACTGGGACCAGTATTAGACTGACGTGGCATTATCTGAGTGGAGGGTCCAATATTGGTCCCGGCCCATTGAAGAAATTTTCTGACAGAGAAGTTCTCCTGTGGACTGAGACCAGTACTGGACACTCCACTCAGATAATGTCACATCGTTAGTTGGACTGACATGGCATCATCTGAGTGGAGGGTCGAATATTGGTCCCGACTCATTGAAGAAATTTTCCGACAGAGAAGTTCTACTATAGACCGGAACCAGTACTGGACCTTCCACTCAGATAATGTCACATCAGCAGTTGGGCTGACATGACATCATCTGAGTGGACGAGACTAATATTGGTCCCGGCCATTGAAGAAATTTTCTGACAGTAATTCATACTCTAAAAAATTGTATATGATGTCTTGGCGTAGGTTCGATCTGCGTACTGTAAAAATGATTTTGAATGGGACAACTTGGAGCGATTAGCAAAAGAGGTAACACTCACTTCACTCTTTTTTTTGTAATCGGGTTTAGTCGTTGGTAATGTAACACATTTATTGATGTGTGGTACGTTGCATTGTTGACTTTTATTGATGTGATATATTAGCTTGATGACGTGTCAAATGATTGAATATTTTTACAGATGATTGAAGACTCCAATACAAAGCTCATGAGAGAGTATGTTTCAGAGACAAGTCGTCAGACATAGAAAGTGAAAAGTCAACATAACTCTGATCCATACCGGAATATGATCAtatttctaataaaaaaattataaatctcAAAAATTTATCGTTTTGTAGCTACAATTCTGTCCTATTCTTAAAGATCTCCAATAACTATGGAAATCCATATAATTGTATAGGATATAAATGACAAGAATAATAATCGTATCAAACGAGTTATTTTATAAATCGTGTTATCATGTCAGCAATCGATAACTTTACTAATTctttatttggataaatttcattatgtatagggtaaataatttattagtcctctagtttttacctaacacactattgagttttattttgaaaaacacattacaaGGTCCCTAgtttttgccaatattaaccttttggtcattttgtctagtttttttagacttgtaaccgttatattttagcataaatagacatatataaaataacagagtaacatggtcaacttgtattgtactgtggttgtcctaaaagctaagatatgttcggttaaaaatataaaaaaatagataaatggaCCACatggttaatattggtaaaagatagagaccttaaaatgtgtttttcaaaataggcggactaaacagtgtgttaggtaaaaactaggggtctaataaattatttacccttatgtATAAGATACAAATTTTATGGAAAATGCATATATTAGTAACAGATGATGAACGGATCGTATCAAGCAAATTGTCTCTGTAAATTGTATTGTCATGTCAGCAATTCACTCCCTTACACTACACAAACTTAAGGCTATATATTAATTTGATGACCTATCAATTttgattgaatatttttatagatGGTTGAAGACTACAATACAAAGTTCATGAGAGAATATATTTCCGAGACAAATCATCAGACATAGAAAACAAAACCCTTATTCATACCGGAATAGGACCATATTTCTTATAGAAATTTCATAAGTCTCAAAATTTATTGTTTTATAGCTACAATTCTGCCATATTCTTAAAGATCTCAAATAACTATCGAAtttcataattatatataatataaataatacaaaaataataattgtatTAAATGAGTTGTCTATATAAATTGTGTTGTCATGTCAGCAATTGACAACTATACAAATTCTTTATTTAGATAGACTCATAAAGTATTTTGTAAAAAATGTATAGATTAGTAGCAAAAAATTAAACGGGTCGTATCAAGTGAATAGTCTCTGTAAATCCCATTATCAATTAACTCCCTTGCTTTGCACA
The sequence above is drawn from the Euphorbia lathyris chromosome 6, ddEupLath1.1, whole genome shotgun sequence genome and encodes:
- the LOC136233210 gene encoding chaperonin-like RBCX protein 1, chloroplastic, with product MESSSSLVLLSQISFFPQNSKNHLVFKNKPRFHRLNCQKMFVPGFGEASPEAKAAKNLNNFFTYVAVQIVTAQLESYNFEAYEELMEFLGRHSLNDGDKFCSTLMRESSRHKTLALRILEVRSAYCKNDFEWDNLERLAKEMIEDSNTKLMREYVSETSRQT